In a genomic window of Gossypium arboreum isolate Shixiya-1 chromosome 7, ASM2569848v2, whole genome shotgun sequence:
- the LOC108455683 gene encoding BTB/POZ domain-containing protein At5g48800-like, translating to MDKQQQQLSLVKSSRQSCNEWIFRDVPSDITIEVNGGTFALHKFPLVSRSGRIRKLVAEHRDSDISRVELMNLPGGSESFELAAKFCYGINFEITSLNVAQLCCVSDNLEMTEEFSKDNLHLHAEQYLESIVYKNLEMCVEVLQQCENLLPHANELNIVSRCIDAVASKACAEQIALSFSRLEYSSSGRLHTIRQAKCEGDWWIEDLSVIRIDLYQRVITAMKCRGVRPESIGASLVNYAQKVLTKKVDLVSTGHQKLVVETIISLLPVERLAVPISFLFELLRNAVMLDCTIAGRLDLERRIGSQLDIATLDDLLIPSFRHGCETLFDVDTVYRIVVNFSQQDDGEYDMDDVSIFESDSPHSPSQSALLKVSKLVDDYLAEIALDVNLKLSKFMAIAEALPAHSRTIHDGLYRAIDIYLKTHKGILDADKKKLCKLIDFQKLSQEAGAHAALNERLPLQSVVQVLYFEQLRLRNAFCCSHTDGNHKPVHHQSWQTSSGGLSAAMSPRDNYASLRRENRELKLELARLRMRLNDLEKEHVCMKRDMAKSHSHKFMSSFSKKIAKLRFFRHSSSRGSSSPSRQSYRADSKVIERTCASIE from the exons ATGGACAAGCAACAGCAACAGCTGTCTTTGGTAAAGAGTTCCAGGCAAAGTTGCAATGAATG GATTTTTAGGGATGTTCCAAGTGATATCACAATAGAAGTAAATGGAGGGACATTTGCTCTGCACAAG TTTCCTCTTGTCTCTCGAAGTGGGCGAATCCGGAAGCTAGTTGCGGAACATAGGGACTCAGATATCTCAAGGGTGGAGCTTATGAATCTACCTGGTGGTTCCGAGTCATTTGAGTTGGCAGCAAAATTCTGTTATGGCATTAACTTTGAGATTACATCCTTAAATGTGGCTCAGCTCTGTTGTGTTTCGGATAACCTCGAAATGACAGAAGAGTTTTCAAAGGATAATCTTCACTTACATGCTGAACAATATCTTGAAAGCATTGTTTATAAGAACCTTGAGATGTGTGTTGAAGTTTTACAACAATGTGAAAATCTACTTCCTCATGCAAATGAGTTGAATATAGTTAGCCGTTGCATAGATGCAGTAGCCTCAAAGGCTTGTGCCGAGCAAATTGCGTTGAGCTTCTCCCGGTTAGAGTACAGCAGTTCAGGTAGACTTCATACAATCAGGCAAGCCAAATGTGAAGGGGATTGGTGGATAGAAGATCTTTCAGTTATTCGGATCGATTTGTATCAAAGGGTCATCACTGCCATGAAATGTCGTGGTGTTCGTCCTGAGAGTATCGGAGCATCCCTTGTGAATTATGCACAAAAGGTGCTGACAAAGAAAGTTGATTTGGTATCAACTGGACACCAAAAATTGGTGGTTGAGACAATCATTAGCCTTTTACCTGTTGAGAGACTTGCTGTTCCTATAAGTTTCCTTTTTGAACTTCTTAGAAATGCAGTGATGCTTGATTGCACTATTGCTGGTAGGCTTGATCTAGAGCGTAGGATTGGATCCCAGTTAGATATTGCAACTCTTGATGACCTTTTGATCCCGTCTTTTCGACATGGATGTGAGACCTTATTCGATGTGGATACGGTTTATAGAATCGTAGTAAATTTTTCTCAGCAAGATGATGGTGAATATGATATGGATGATGTATCCATTTTTGAATCTGATAGTCCTCATTCACCATCCCAAAGTGCACTACTCAAAGTTTCGAAATTAGTGGATGACTATCTTGCAGAAATTGCTCTTGATGTAAACCTCAAGCTTTCAAAGTTTATGGCAATTGCAGAGGCTTTACCTGCACATTCTCGTACCATCCATGATGGCTTATATCGAGCCATAGATATATACCTGAAA ACTCATAAGGGTATACTGGATGCAGACAAGAAGAAACTATGCAAATTGATTGATTTCCAAAAGCTCTCACAAGAGGCTGGTGCACATGCTGCACTAAATGAACGGCTCCCCCTCCAATCGGTAGTCCAAGTCCTTTATTTCGAGCAGTTAAGGCTACGAAATGCTTTCTGTTGTTCTCACACCGATGGCAACCACAAGCCGGTGCATCACCAATCATGGCAGACCAGCAGTGGTGGACTCAGTGCTGCCATGTCTCCTAGAGACAACTATGCGTCTTTGAGACGAGAAAACCGAGAGCTAAAACTTGAGCTCGCTCGTCTTCGGATGAGACTAAATGATCTAGAGAAAGAACATGTTTGTATGAAGAGAGATATGGCAAAGTCTCATTCTCATAAATTTATGAGTTCCTTCTCGAAGAAAATCGCTAAACTACGCTTCTTCAGACATAGTTCTTCGAGAGGATCAAGTTCTCCCTCCAGGCAATCCTACAGAGCAGATTCGAAGGTGATTGAGAGAACATGTGCAAGCATTGAGTAG
- the LOC108455695 gene encoding cytochrome b5: MGGERKVYTLAEVSQHNHAKDCWLVIEGKVFDVTKFLEDHPGGDDVLLSSTGKDATDDFEDVGHSSSARAMMDEFYVGDIDTSTIPSKRKYTPPKQPHYEQDKTSEFVIKLLQFLVPLLILGLAFGIRSYTKTPASS, encoded by the exons ATGGGTGGAGAAAGAAAGGTCTACACTTTGGCTGAGGTTTCTCAACACAACCATGCTAAAGACTGTTGGCTTGTCATTGAGGGCAAG GTATTTGATGTGACTAAATTCTTGGAGGACCACCCTGGTGGTGATGATGTCTTGCTGTCTTCCACAG GGAAGGATGCAACTGATGATTTTGAAGATGTTGGTCATAGTAGCAGTGCTCGAGCAATGATGGATGAGTTTTATGTGGGTGACATCGATACATCGACCATTCCCTCTAAGAGGAAGTACACTCCTCCAAAGCAGCCTCACTATGAACAAGACAAGACCTCAGAATTTGTCATAAAGCTTCTCCAATTCCTTGTTCCTCTGCTAATCTTGGGATTGGCCTTCGGTATCCGCTCCTATACCAAAACACCAGCTTCATCTTAA
- the LOC108457107 gene encoding transcriptional corepressor LEUNIG_HOMOLOG-like, whose translation MAQSNWEADKMLDVYIHDYLLKRKLHASAKAFMTEGKVATDPVAIDAPGGFLFEWWSVFWDIFIARTNEKHSEAAAAYIESQQLKAREQQQLQMQQLQLMQHRNAQLQRRDPSHPALGGSVNTINSEGMIGQPSASVLAMKMYEERVKHPHSADSETSSALIDANRMALLKTQTNNQVQLLQGSPGNMSAALQQIQSRTPLTTDIKTEVSLGGNPKSLPMDPSSIYGQAILQPKSGLGGAVLNQGVPGLPLRGWPLTMQKPNLQTQNQFVLTSQQQHVLAQAQLQGNLGNSTTFVNAKVGQSIRNNGSICSPVPSSSPKMKMGQLSHSSSQQQDQLQQQQQQPSQQLQQNNRKRKQHSASGAANSTGTGNTVGPSPSSPPSTHTPGDAITSATSLQHVNSVSKSMMYGADATAGLTSSSNLLEDMDRFDPLDENMESLLSHESDSRDIYGTIKQCPPEHPKESAKGFTFAEVGCIQTRNSEVTCCHFSSDGKVLASAGHDKKVVLWNMDNLKTESTPEEHKLVVTDVRFRPNSSQLATASFDKSVRLWDAANPGYCVKAYNSHPSPVMSLDFHPKKTDLFCFCDNDNEIRYFNLNTFSCTRISKGGMAQVRFQPRIGHFLAAASDKVVSIFDVETDRQTLTFQGHSEIVNYICWDANGEYLASVSHNLVKIWSLVTGECIQELGSGGNQFHSCVFHPNYSTLLVIGGISSLELWNMAENKSMTISAHENIISALAQSPVTGMVASASHDSSVKLWK comes from the exons ATGGCGCAGAGTAATTGGGAAGCTGACAAGAT GCTTGATGTTTATATTCATGATTACTTGTTGAAAAGGAAGTTGCATGCTTCTGCAAAAGCTTTTATGACTGAAGGAAAGGTTGCCACAGATCCAGTAG CAATCGATGCTCCTGGAGGGTTTCTGTTCGAGTGGTGGTCTGTCTTCTGGGACATATTTATTGCTAGGACAAACGAGAAACATTCTGAGGCTGCTGCAGCTTATATAGAG TCTCAGCAACTTAAAGCAAGGGAACAACAGCAATTACAAATGCAGCAGTTGCAACTAATGCAGCACCGAAATGCGCAGTTGCAACGAAGGGATCCCAGTCATCCTGCTCTTGGTGGTTCTGTAAATACGATTAACTCTGAAGGAATGATTGGACAGCCATCAGCTAGTGTGTTGGCCATGAAAATGTATGAAGAACGTGTGAAACACCCTCATTCTGCGGATTCAGAGACATCATCAGCACTGATTGATGCCAATCGGATGGCTCTTCTGAAAACGCAGACCAATAATCAAGT CCAGCTTTTGCAAGGTAGTCCTGGAAATATGTCAGCTGCTTTGCAACAAATCCAGTCACGAACGCCATTGACAACC GATATCAAAACTGAAGTTAGTTTGGGTGGAAACCCGAAAAGTTTACCTATGGATCCCTCATCCATCTATGGTCAGGCAATTTTACAGCCTAAATCAGGACTAGGTGGTGCTG TATTAAATCAGGGTGTACCTGGTCTTCCATTAAGGGGTTGGCCTCTGACT ATGCAAAAACCCAATCTGCAGACTCAAAATCAATTCGTTTTGACGTCACAACAACAGCACGTTTTGGCACAAGCTCAGTTACAAGGCAACCTTGGAAACTCAACAACCTTCGTGAATGCAAAAGTTGGTCAGTCTATTAGAAACAACGGATCCATATGCTCCCCGGTGCCATCAAGTTCTCCAAAG ATGAAGATGGGTCAACTGTCACATTCTTCCTCACAACAACAGGACCAATTGcaacagcagcagcagcagccatCACAGCAACTGCAACAG AATAACAGAAAAAGGAAACAACACTCTGCTTCTGGAGCAGCTAACAGTACTGGCACAGGAAACACAGTTGGCCCTTCACCAAGTTCACCACCGTCAACTCACACACCTGGTGATGCAATAACTTCTGCAACCAGTTTGCAGCATGTTAATAGTGTTTCTAAAAGCATGATGTATGGTGCAGATGCAACTGCGGGTCTTACATCATCTTCCAATCTGTTG GAAGACATGGATAGGTTTGATCCTCTGGATGAAAATATGGAGTCACTACTTTCACATGAAAGTGACTCAAGGGACATTTATGGTACCATTAAACAGTGTCCTCCTGAGCACCCAAAGGAGTCTGCTAAAG GCTTCACTTTTGCTGAGGTTGGTTGTATACAGACCAGAAATAGCGAAGTTACTTGCTGTCATTTTTCTTCTGATGGGAAGGTGCTGGCTAGTGCTGGGCATGACAAGAAG GTGGTTCTTTGGAATATGGATAACCTGAAAACAGAGAGTACTCCAGAAGAACACAAATTGGTTGTTACAGATGTTCGTTTTAGACCAAATTCATCTCAGTTGGCAACAGCTTCTTTTGATAAATCTGTGCGGTTATGGGATGCAGCCAAT CCAGGCTATTGCGTGAAAGCATACAATAGCCATCCTTCACCTGTGATGTCCCTTGATTTCCACCCCAAAAAGACGGACTTGTTCTGCTTTTGTGATAATGACAATGAAATTCGCTATTTTAATCTTAATACATTCTCATGCACCCGGATATCCAAG GGAGGTATGGCCCAAGTAAGGTTCCAACCAAGAATTGGACATTTTCTGGCAGCAGCATCAGATAAAGTAGTGTCCATCTTTGATGTAGAAACTGATAGACAAACATTAACATTTCAG GGGCATTCAGAAATTGTGAACTATATATGCTGGGATGCAAACGGAGAGTATTTAGCATCTGTCAGTCACAACTTGGTAAAAATATGGTCATTGGTGACAGGGGAGTGCATTCAAGAACTCGGTTCTGGTGGGAACCAGTTCCACTCGTGTGTCTTTCATCCAAATTATTCCACTCTTTTGGTGATCGGAGGAATTTCA TCATTGGAGCTGTGGAACATGGCTGAGAATAAAAGCATGACAATTTCAGCTCACGAGAATATAATTTCAGCATTGGCACAGTCGCCTGTCACAGGAATGGTTGCTTCGGCAAGTCATGATAGCTCTGTAAAGCTATGGAAATAA